From Spiroplasma monobiae MQ-1, a single genomic window includes:
- a CDS encoding YqeG family HAD IIIA-type phosphatase, with protein MANKKGNNFLLLNYFKPSIYLESYSKVNLASLKNSGIKLVMCDMDNTLIGWNERIPSPDVINFIKNVYSQNMEFVLFSNNIRSRVENFAKKAGIKNYFWDCKKPLLGKMKVVKRLFNYKEEEMILIGDQLVTDVLVANRAHIKSILVSPLSRNKEESKTVQFFEKFISKKLSQKNILHEGFYNEGEIGGNYEIL; from the coding sequence ATGGCAAATAAAAAAGGTAACAATTTTTTACTATTAAACTACTTCAAACCCTCAATTTATCTTGAAAGTTATAGCAAGGTTAACTTAGCTTCTCTAAAAAATAGTGGTATAAAACTTGTTATGTGTGATATGGATAACACACTAATAGGATGAAATGAAAGAATACCTTCTCCAGATGTAATAAACTTTATTAAAAATGTTTATTCTCAAAATATGGAGTTTGTACTTTTTTCAAACAACATTAGAAGTAGGGTTGAGAACTTTGCCAAAAAAGCAGGGATTAAAAATTACTTTTGAGATTGCAAAAAACCACTTCTTGGTAAAATGAAAGTTGTTAAAAGACTTTTTAATTACAAAGAAGAAGAAATGATTTTAATAGGTGATCAACTTGTAACCGATGTATTAGTTGCCAATAGAGCTCATATAAAGAGTATCTTAGTATCACCTTTAAGTAGAAACAAAGAAGAGAGTAAAACGGTTCAATTCTTTGAAAAATTTATATCAAAAAAACTATCACAAAAGAACATCTTACATGAAGGGTTCTATAACGAAGGGGAAATAGGGGGCAATTATGAAATTCTCTAA
- the yqeH gene encoding ribosome biogenesis GTPase YqeH, whose protein sequence is MKFSNNDKINEIEKQIEELEDQALQMNAAAEPVIKVKQKNKVTLTEAKPGVGNTTNFNSTGPKKCIGCGRELQTVDDRLPGFSLNIEKQDLCLRCFKIKYYNKLVEQEINDQDFINIIDEINSTSKKIRYYYVVDIFDLPGSRLTWLEQLISKKEVIIVVNKIDLFPKSVKKTKIFNYVKKFFSDSPIRDSKILLTSSIKQDYVYALVNELKSVEYDQYIVGISNAGKSSLMNACLKLNQQIPSIVTSKYVNTTLDKIKINFTEKNFVYDTPGLVKHNHIAIATAPSYWDFFFFQKEIKQVTYQLNQGQSIFYGGLAWFTFEEGQAYNEKNGKEAKTGFHLYVNKQLPLHRTKAENAQRYFKKNRHSLAPRLLDKDIDFETHTFSYDKEKKVDIHISGLGWINFKSYDGMKLSVTVPKTEYGVKVSELEALI, encoded by the coding sequence ATGAAATTCTCTAATAACGATAAAATAAATGAAATTGAAAAACAAATAGAAGAACTTGAAGATCAAGCTTTACAAATGAATGCAGCAGCAGAACCGGTTATAAAAGTTAAGCAGAAAAATAAAGTTACTTTAACAGAGGCTAAACCAGGGGTGGGAAATACTACAAACTTTAATTCAACAGGTCCTAAAAAGTGTATTGGTTGTGGAAGAGAACTTCAAACTGTTGATGACAGACTACCTGGATTTAGTTTAAATATTGAAAAACAAGATTTGTGTTTAAGATGTTTTAAAATAAAATATTACAACAAACTTGTTGAACAAGAAATAAATGACCAAGACTTTATTAATATTATTGATGAAATTAATTCAACAAGTAAAAAAATTAGATATTACTATGTTGTAGATATTTTTGATTTACCAGGAAGTAGATTAACTTGATTGGAACAATTAATTTCCAAAAAAGAAGTTATTATTGTTGTGAATAAAATAGATTTATTCCCTAAATCAGTTAAAAAAACAAAAATATTTAATTATGTTAAAAAGTTCTTTTCAGATTCACCAATACGTGATTCAAAAATATTACTTACAAGTTCAATTAAGCAAGATTATGTTTATGCACTTGTAAATGAACTTAAATCAGTTGAATATGATCAATATATTGTTGGTATTTCAAATGCTGGTAAATCAAGTTTGATGAATGCATGTTTAAAATTAAATCAGCAAATACCTTCAATTGTTACTTCTAAATATGTAAATACTACTTTAGATAAAATCAAAATTAACTTTACAGAAAAAAACTTTGTATATGACACACCAGGACTTGTAAAGCACAATCACATCGCTATAGCAACAGCTCCTAGTTACTGAGACTTCTTCTTTTTCCAAAAAGAAATTAAACAAGTTACTTATCAATTAAATCAAGGTCAATCAATATTTTATGGAGGACTTGCTTGATTTACATTTGAAGAGGGTCAAGCTTATAACGAAAAGAATGGTAAAGAGGCTAAAACAGGTTTCCATTTATATGTAAACAAGCAATTACCATTGCATAGAACAAAAGCTGAAAATGCACAAAGATACTTTAAAAAGAATCGTCACTCACTAGCTCCAAGATTATTGGACAAAGATATAGATTTTGAAACTCATACATTTAGTTATGATAAAGAAAAGAAAGTGGATATCCACATTTCTGGATTAGGCTGAATTAATTTTAAATCTTATGATGGTATGAAATTATCAGTTACTGTTCCAAAAACTGAATATGGTGTAAAAGTAAGCGAATTAGAAGCTCTAATTTAA
- a CDS encoding endo-beta-N-acetylglucosaminidase — MKKLVIGLLCIATTMPFLAYTVSCGDNYKNYGIDLASIKDYDWSSEEPYYKGHENNLKWDLPNEAQESVLKVSEVNNYLDYKNFNTGFKTYNEVLKQSPTGVPLNSKFLPNGSRKKNMMEISRQEIFDEVNSILDWNYNNDIDAKYNKSRIDLQKTTKTASKWVESQDPTVKEMNMPVIINSTSKENTIIGKKRSYNRSFNNYQYNDVMVSWAGAIDEGIIVPPGKNEVEKAHINGTKILGNIFLDGYHGLKKSHLRDFLKQDSQGNYLIIDVLINMVVDLGFDGWFWNNEPNGYFQDGYILKYSIVIEMMKQWNDKIKKSNDPKVNELILFTYKNNGSLEIDKNGNPISSESTELQKNSDKFLSDFGVTPNNSEKYLDKENKWDESKEIYNMYNLGGWINSEIFYNKDRIGRRDLRDLVYYHLDENCNKYEDNIAKEKADKNENKWKYDTSKTINSLAIFASHTSSDLAEMEMNEIGKDRNSDTYGLAKQNYYDDMIYTGHNRQLSDEDFGSVSYDPKTFHKDSSYGVGNIVQEKTVLNDFNESFFTNFSTGNGDKFVTLNNSDGYQKRIVEDNYTWSNTNIADVQPTYKWMVNILENNGKISSVDSEKISGYYDYKDPYLKGNSIALGSGIEKDGSIAKAEFEKDATYDWMIMGTNYTKNQSLDISMIIKSDSDDISPSIIIEGIDGNAKSLATNSKDLGDGWKEISATLEPNETVAKIGLRFKATNSKMKVNVGQFSINKNKLTKENDLTKSIEAKSELVIERNNEYKNIRINFKDLFKENDIYSYYEVYYEDKNNLYRVGETNSNNYFVKNIPIETNNLYIKIQNNATNKMEWVKLKIGV; from the coding sequence ATGAAGAAATTAGTTATAGGTTTACTTTGCATAGCAACCACAATGCCTTTTTTGGCATATACAGTTTCTTGCGGTGATAATTACAAAAATTACGGTATTGATTTAGCTTCAATTAAAGACTATGATTGAAGTTCTGAAGAACCATATTATAAAGGTCATGAAAATAATCTAAAATGAGATTTACCAAATGAAGCACAAGAAAGTGTTTTAAAAGTTAGTGAAGTCAACAATTATTTGGACTATAAAAACTTTAACACAGGTTTTAAAACTTACAATGAAGTTTTAAAACAATCACCAACTGGTGTTCCATTGAACTCAAAATTTTTGCCTAATGGTAGCAGAAAGAAAAATATGATGGAAATAAGTCGACAAGAAATTTTTGATGAGGTAAACAGTATCTTGGACTGAAATTACAATAACGATATTGATGCCAAGTACAATAAGTCAAGAATTGATTTACAAAAAACCACAAAAACAGCATCTAAGTGAGTTGAATCACAAGATCCGACTGTAAAAGAAATGAATATGCCAGTTATTATTAATAGCACCTCTAAAGAAAACACAATAATTGGTAAAAAAAGATCTTACAATAGGAGTTTTAATAATTATCAATACAATGATGTTATGGTTAGTTGAGCTGGTGCTATTGATGAAGGTATAATTGTGCCTCCTGGTAAAAATGAAGTTGAAAAGGCTCATATTAATGGGACAAAAATATTAGGTAATATATTTTTGGATGGTTATCACGGACTTAAAAAATCACACTTAAGAGATTTTTTAAAACAAGACTCTCAAGGCAACTACTTGATTATAGATGTTTTAATAAATATGGTTGTTGATTTAGGCTTTGACGGTTGGTTTTGAAATAATGAACCAAATGGATATTTTCAAGATGGTTATATACTAAAATATTCTATTGTAATAGAAATGATGAAGCAATGGAATGATAAAATAAAAAAATCTAACGATCCAAAAGTTAATGAATTAATTTTATTTACATATAAAAATAATGGAAGTTTGGAAATTGATAAAAATGGAAATCCAATAAGTAGCGAATCAACAGAGTTACAAAAGAATAGTGATAAATTTTTAAGTGATTTTGGAGTTACACCAAATAACTCAGAAAAATATTTAGATAAAGAAAATAAGTGAGATGAATCTAAAGAAATATATAACATGTATAACCTAGGTGGTTGAATTAATAGTGAGATATTCTATAACAAAGATAGAATTGGTAGAAGAGATTTGAGAGATTTAGTTTATTACCACTTAGATGAAAATTGTAACAAATATGAAGATAACATAGCTAAAGAAAAAGCTGATAAGAATGAAAATAAATGAAAATATGATACTTCAAAAACTATAAATTCTTTAGCAATTTTTGCTTCTCACACTTCAAGCGATCTTGCCGAAATGGAAATGAATGAAATTGGAAAAGATAGAAATTCTGATACCTATGGACTTGCAAAACAAAATTATTATGATGACATGATATATACGGGTCACAACAGACAACTATCAGATGAAGATTTTGGTTCAGTCTCATATGATCCAAAAACTTTTCACAAAGACAGTAGTTATGGTGTTGGAAACATAGTTCAAGAGAAAACGGTTTTAAATGACTTTAATGAATCATTTTTTACAAATTTTTCAACTGGTAATGGAGATAAATTTGTCACTTTAAATAATAGTGATGGTTATCAAAAAAGAATAGTTGAAGATAATTATACTTGAAGTAACACGAACATTGCAGATGTGCAACCAACATATAAATGAATGGTTAATATTTTGGAAAATAATGGGAAAATCTCTTCAGTGGATTCAGAAAAGATATCTGGATATTATGACTATAAAGATCCATATCTAAAAGGAAATTCAATAGCTTTAGGAAGCGGGATCGAAAAAGATGGGTCCATAGCTAAAGCCGAATTTGAAAAAGATGCAACTTATGATTGAATGATAATGGGAACTAATTATACAAAAAATCAATCATTGGATATTTCTATGATTATAAAAAGTGATAGTGATGATATTAGTCCTTCAATAATTATTGAAGGCATAGATGGTAATGCAAAAAGTTTGGCAACCAATTCAAAAGATCTTGGTGATGGTTGAAAAGAAATTAGTGCTACATTAGAACCAAATGAAACAGTTGCAAAAATAGGTCTTAGATTTAAAGCAACTAATTCTAAAATGAAAGTAAATGTGGGTCAATTTTCAATTAATAAAAATAAATTAACAAAGGAAAATGATTTAACAAAAAGCATAGAAGCAAAATCAGAATTAGTTATTGAAAGAAACAATGAATATAAAAATATAAGAATAAACTTTAAAGATTTATTCAAAGAAAATGACATTTATTCTTATTACGAAGTTTATTATGAAGATAAAAATAACCTTTACAGAGTTGGTGAAACTAATTCAAACAATTATTTTGTAAAAAATATACCAATCGAGACAAATAATTTGTATATTAAAATTCAAAACAATGCTACAAATAAAATGGAGTGGGTTAAATTGAAGATTGGAGTATAA
- a CDS encoding ATP-binding cassette domain-containing protein: MLEIKNLTKTIGKNKIIKNINIKIKKGECVGILGSNGAGKTTLMELIVGQIKPTSGEILIDGEKNTYKKVGIQFQEGSWPMGVNSKILIKFFKSNWFKETDEITKELIKIFEIEEILKKDLNNLSGGQKQRINTFLAVINNPEYIFLDEMVTGLDLKMQLKLLAFFKKLKSEGKTIIVISHIPEEVEELCDRVIILKKGEIYIDKTTSEIIKTNGSVRKLLIDYYDSEDKEYAKKIQR, from the coding sequence ATGTTAGAAATTAAAAATTTAACAAAAACAATAGGTAAAAATAAAATAATAAAAAATATTAATATAAAAATTAAAAAAGGTGAATGTGTAGGAATACTTGGTTCAAATGGAGCTGGTAAAACTACTCTAATGGAACTTATCGTTGGACAAATAAAACCAACAAGTGGTGAAATTCTTATAGATGGTGAAAAGAATACTTATAAAAAAGTTGGAATTCAATTTCAAGAGGGTAGTTGACCAATGGGGGTTAATTCAAAAATTTTAATTAAATTCTTTAAATCTAATTGATTTAAAGAAACAGACGAAATCACTAAAGAACTTATTAAAATTTTTGAAATAGAAGAAATACTTAAAAAGGATTTGAATAACCTTAGTGGAGGTCAAAAACAAAGAATAAATACATTTTTGGCTGTAATTAACAATCCCGAATATATATTTTTAGATGAGATGGTAACTGGTTTAGATTTAAAGATGCAACTAAAATTATTAGCTTTCTTTAAAAAATTAAAAAGTGAAGGAAAAACTATCATTGTAATTTCACATATTCCAGAAGAAGTTGAAGAACTTTGTGACAGAGTAATAATTTTAAAAAAAGGCGAAATATACATTGATAAAACAACTAGTGAGATTATTAAAACTAATGGCAGTGTAAGAAAACTTTTAATTGACTATTATGATAGTGAGGACAAAGAATATGCAAAAAAAATACAGCGATAA
- a CDS encoding ROK family protein produces the protein MKLVLAIEIGVNSSKVGLVNQYGDLQAKFSVDHDINNLISNLYNKIIDGLEAIGINYEEEIDKIGLAMGGYIDHMLGIVRYSANLDLKNYNIKQIAEELFKKPIFVINDANASALGEFWTGVAKQYDSIIFYWLDGGIGGAIITEGKLAPGSRGFAGEFGHGGGVFQNKYPCPCGLEGCIEPMSSMPGIENHFRTTFKSKKNHPASDFFNNPETVTFKEIVEAYEEKGYPYEITDLLSEALEPLVMHMASMINALDPEAIILAGGLTDLDSKLIEIIETNIKKYIIEMFAEELTIEIAELGNDSTMIGSAYYALNDWKIF, from the coding sequence ATGAAATTGGTATTGGCTATTGAAATTGGTGTAAATTCATCAAAAGTTGGACTAGTTAATCAATATGGGGATTTACAAGCTAAATTTTCTGTTGATCATGACATAAATAATCTTATTTCAAACTTATATAACAAAATAATAGATGGTTTAGAAGCTATTGGAATAAATTATGAAGAAGAAATTGACAAAATAGGTCTAGCAATGGGTGGTTACATTGACCACATGTTGGGAATAGTTAGATATTCCGCTAATTTAGACTTAAAAAACTACAACATAAAACAAATTGCAGAAGAGTTATTCAAGAAACCTATTTTTGTAATAAATGATGCTAATGCAAGTGCTTTAGGAGAATTTTGAACTGGTGTTGCAAAACAATATGACTCAATTATCTTTTACTGATTAGATGGTGGTATTGGTGGGGCTATAATTACAGAAGGTAAATTAGCTCCAGGATCAAGAGGTTTTGCAGGAGAATTTGGTCATGGTGGAGGAGTATTTCAAAACAAATACCCTTGTCCTTGTGGTCTTGAAGGGTGTATTGAACCAATGTCTTCAATGCCTGGAATTGAAAATCATTTTAGAACTACATTTAAAAGTAAGAAAAATCATCCAGCAAGCGATTTCTTCAATAACCCCGAAACAGTTACTTTTAAAGAAATTGTTGAGGCCTATGAAGAAAAAGGTTATCCTTATGAAATAACTGATTTATTATCAGAAGCTTTAGAACCATTGGTAATGCACATGGCATCAATGATTAACGCATTGGACCCAGAAGCAATTATTCTAGCTGGTGGTTTAACAGATTTAGATAGTAAATTAATTGAAATAATTGAAACAAACATTAAAAAATACATAATTGAAATGTTTGCAGAAGAATTAACTATTGAAATTGCTGAATTAGGAAATGATTCAACAATGATCGGTAGTGCTTATTACGCATTAAATGATTGAAAAATATTCTAA
- a CDS encoding DUF896 domain-containing protein — translation MEKLLKRINELAAIKKQRDLTTDELEERVKLREEYIKLFRAGFEQQLENTVFIDEDGNEIKRKTKN, via the coding sequence ATGGAAAAGTTATTAAAAAGAATTAATGAACTTGCAGCAATCAAAAAACAAAGAGATTTAACCACTGATGAGTTAGAAGAAAGAGTTAAGTTGAGAGAAGAATACATAAAGTTATTTAGAGCAGGTTTTGAACAACAATTGGAAAATACAGTTTTTATTGATGAAGATGGAAATGAAATAAAAAGAAAAACTAAAAATTAA
- a CDS encoding Ig-like domain-containing protein, which yields MKKLLGLLAATGLVATTSATVVACGEKQETSTTSVTLKDGSLEANIKLVNAEMLDGGTITVTGNVGNLNVDLNNKTVKDGKFLTTISIEQANLPKLEDINEVLTFTYVAPIEGGATKSETITFEVNVKVIAKKDQLSTVITTTDLGELEDNSQETITEAINAKNVNASGKYELSNITQKGAIATGIGTFEGKVNLSFTVQSEENKTYDISLDKTSVNLDLNGNVSSTIKIENFSELKDVKVESNNATIASVNHANGTITVNAKAEGTANITVSASNGKSTQTISITVADTRTYDISLDKNSVNLDLNGNVSSTIKIENFSELKDVKVESNNATIASVNHANGTITVNAKAEGTANIIVSASNGKSTQTISITVADTRTYDISLDKTSVNLDLNGNVSSTIKIENFSELKDVKVESKNAAIVSVNHANGTITVNAKAEGTANITVSASNGKSTQTISITVADTRTYDISLDKTSVNLDLNGNVSSTIKIENFSELKDVKVESKNAAIVSVNHANGTITVNAKAEGTANITVSASNGKSVAEVSVTIVDTTPTEPEETL from the coding sequence ATGAAAAAATTATTAGGACTTTTAGCAGCTACAGGTTTAGTTGCAACTACAAGTGCTACAGTTGTAGCTTGTGGTGAAAAACAAGAAACAAGTACAACAAGTGTTACATTAAAAGATGGTTCACTAGAAGCAAACATTAAATTAGTTAATGCAGAAATGCTTGATGGTGGAACAATTACGGTTACTGGTAATGTTGGAAATTTAAATGTAGACTTAAACAACAAAACAGTTAAAGATGGTAAATTCTTGACAACTATTTCAATAGAACAAGCAAATTTACCAAAATTAGAAGATATTAATGAAGTATTAACATTTACTTACGTTGCACCAATCGAAGGTGGAGCAACAAAAAGCGAAACAATTACTTTTGAAGTTAATGTTAAAGTTATAGCTAAAAAAGATCAATTAAGTACAGTTATCACAACTACTGATTTAGGTGAATTAGAAGATAACAGTCAAGAAACAATTACAGAAGCAATTAATGCCAAAAATGTAAATGCATCAGGTAAATACGAATTGTCTAACATAACTCAAAAAGGCGCTATTGCTACAGGTATTGGTACTTTTGAAGGTAAAGTTAATTTATCATTCACAGTTCAAAGTGAAGAAAACAAAACATATGACATAAGTTTAGACAAAACTTCAGTAAATTTAGATTTAAATGGAAATGTTAGTTCAACAATTAAAATAGAGAACTTTTCAGAATTAAAAGATGTTAAAGTTGAATCAAATAATGCAACTATTGCATCAGTTAACCATGCAAACGGGACAATTACAGTTAATGCAAAGGCAGAAGGAACAGCAAACATTACAGTTTCTGCTTCAAATGGTAAGTCAACACAAACAATATCAATTACTGTTGCAGACACAAGAACATATGACATAAGTTTAGACAAAAATTCAGTAAATTTAGATTTAAATGGAAATGTTAGTTCAACAATTAAAATAGAGAACTTTTCAGAATTAAAAGATGTTAAAGTTGAATCAAACAATGCAACTATTGCATCAGTTAACCATGCAAACGGGACAATTACAGTTAATGCTAAAGCAGAAGGAACAGCAAACATTATAGTTTCTGCTTCAAATGGTAAGTCAACACAAACAATATCAATTACTGTTGCAGACACAAGAACATATGACATAAGTTTAGACAAAACTTCAGTAAATTTAGATTTAAATGGAAATGTTAGTTCAACAATTAAAATAGAGAACTTTTCAGAATTAAAAGATGTTAAAGTTGAATCAAAAAATGCAGCTATTGTATCAGTTAACCATGCAAACGGGACAATTACAGTTAATGCTAAAGCAGAAGGAACAGCAAACATTACAGTTTCTGCTTCAAATGGTAAGTCAACACAAACAATATCAATTACTGTTGCAGACACAAGAACATATGACATAAGTTTAGACAAAACTTCAGTAAATTTAGATTTAAATGGAAATGTTAGTTCAACAATTAAAATAGAGAACTTTTCAGAATTAAAAGATGTTAAAGTTGAATCAAAAAATGCAGCTATTGTATCAGTTAACCATGCAAACGGGACAATTACAGTTAATGCTAAAGCAGAAGGAACAGCAAACATTACAGTTTCTGCTTCAAATGGTAAATCAGTAGCTGAGGTTTCAGTTACAATTGTAGATACAACTCCAACTGAACCAGAAGAAACTTTATAA
- the tkt gene encoding transketolase, which translates to MNKNNKNLNALRMLGIEAVNKANSGHPGIVLGASPIVFTLFTKLMNLNPKNPSWFNRDRFVLSAGHGSALLYSALHLSGFDLSIEDMKKFRQLNSKTPGHPEFGHTQGVEATTGPLGQGFAMGVGMALAESHLAGKYNTEEFEIVDHFTYVLCGDGDLQEGVCQEAISFAGRYKLNKLIVLHDSNDIQLDAPVNVAQSEDIQAKFKAAGWNTLLVTNGEDLDEIEKAIHTAQNSDKPTYIEVKTIIGIGATNQGTTKVHGAPLGNDISAVKEYFNWTEEEFTIPSDVYEFWKVNVSNRGFAQNDQWNKMFELYEKENPELAKQLLNSINKEWNIDLKELETLNKGTEQATRVSSGEVFNLLSKNIPAIIGGSADLCESTKIKGADGNYDFDNTQARNIMYGVREFAMSAINNGIALHGGLLPVASGFFVFADYLKPALRMSAIMNLQTLSVFTHDSVAVGEDGPTHQPIEQLSMLRSIPNMSVYRPCDMAETIASYYNALNDKKHPSAIIATRQNLKELDHSKNIVDDVKKGAYLISETKEANITLIATGSEVSLALDVKTNLEKNGQKVNVVSMPNMNLFLKQSKEYQDSIINKNTQRFSIELGSTYGWHRFLGDNGKAFGIDTFGYSAPAQDVIEEIKFTSNEISKEILTQIK; encoded by the coding sequence ATGAATAAGAACAACAAAAATTTAAATGCTTTAAGAATGTTAGGAATTGAAGCTGTTAACAAAGCTAATTCAGGCCACCCTGGAATAGTTTTAGGAGCAAGTCCAATAGTATTTACACTTTTTACTAAGTTAATGAACTTAAATCCAAAAAATCCATCTTGATTTAATAGAGATAGATTTGTTTTAAGTGCAGGACATGGTAGTGCACTTTTATATAGTGCTTTACACTTATCTGGTTTTGATCTTTCAATAGAAGATATGAAAAAATTTAGACAATTAAACTCAAAAACACCAGGGCACCCAGAATTTGGTCACACACAAGGTGTTGAAGCAACAACTGGACCTTTAGGTCAAGGTTTTGCTATGGGGGTAGGTATGGCACTTGCTGAAAGTCATTTAGCAGGTAAATACAATACTGAAGAATTTGAAATTGTAGATCACTTTACATATGTGTTGTGTGGAGATGGAGATTTACAAGAAGGTGTTTGTCAAGAAGCAATAAGTTTTGCTGGAAGATATAAACTAAATAAATTAATAGTTTTGCATGATTCAAATGATATTCAATTAGATGCTCCAGTTAATGTTGCACAAAGCGAAGACATTCAAGCTAAATTTAAAGCTGCTGGATGAAACACATTATTAGTAACCAATGGTGAAGATTTAGATGAAATTGAAAAAGCTATTCATACAGCTCAAAATAGTGATAAACCAACTTATATTGAAGTAAAAACAATTATTGGTATTGGAGCAACTAACCAAGGAACTACAAAGGTTCATGGAGCTCCTTTGGGAAATGATATTTCGGCTGTAAAAGAATACTTCAACTGAACCGAAGAAGAATTTACAATTCCAAGTGATGTTTATGAATTTTGAAAAGTAAATGTTTCAAATAGAGGATTTGCTCAAAACGATCAATGAAATAAAATGTTTGAACTTTATGAAAAAGAAAATCCAGAACTTGCAAAACAATTGTTAAATTCTATTAATAAAGAATGAAATATTGATTTAAAAGAGTTAGAAACTTTAAATAAAGGCACAGAACAAGCAACAAGAGTAAGCAGTGGAGAAGTTTTCAACTTATTGAGTAAAAACATTCCTGCAATCATTGGTGGAAGTGCTGACTTATGTGAGTCAACAAAAATCAAAGGTGCTGATGGAAATTATGACTTTGATAATACTCAAGCAAGAAATATTATGTATGGAGTTAGAGAATTTGCTATGAGTGCAATAAATAATGGTATTGCACTTCACGGAGGGTTACTTCCAGTTGCATCAGGATTCTTTGTGTTTGCTGATTACTTAAAACCAGCTTTAAGAATGAGTGCAATAATGAACTTACAAACTCTAAGTGTATTCACTCATGATTCAGTTGCAGTTGGAGAAGATGGTCCAACTCACCAACCAATTGAACAACTTTCAATGTTAAGAAGTATTCCTAACATGAGTGTTTATAGACCTTGTGATATGGCAGAAACAATTGCAAGTTACTACAATGCATTAAATGATAAAAAACATCCAAGTGCAATTATAGCAACTCGTCAAAATTTAAAAGAATTAGACCACTCAAAAAACATTGTTGATGATGTTAAAAAGGGAGCTTATTTAATAAGCGAAACAAAAGAAGCTAATATAACATTAATAGCTACAGGAAGTGAAGTTTCACTTGCATTAGATGTTAAAACTAATTTAGAAAAAAACGGACAAAAAGTAAACGTTGTTTCAATGCCAAATATGAATTTATTCTTAAAACAATCAAAAGAATATCAAGATTCAATAATAAATAAAAACACACAAAGATTTTCTATAGAATTAGGTTCAACTTATGGTTGACATAGATTCTTAGGAGATAATGGAAAAGCATTTGGAATTGATACATTTGGTTACTCTGCACCAGCACAAGATGTTATTGAAGAAATCAAATTTACTTCAAATGAAATTTCAAAAGAGATTTTAACTCAAATCAAATAA
- a CDS encoding YneF family protein, translated as MEIAWWGALLIAIGAAVVGGIIGFIITRKVIQKQLRDNPPINENQIRAMYRSMGRKPTETDIKKTMNAVKRGK; from the coding sequence ATGGAAATTGCATGATGAGGAGCACTGTTAATTGCAATAGGTGCAGCTGTAGTTGGTGGTATTATTGGTTTTATAATTACAAGAAAAGTTATCCAAAAACAACTAAGAGATAATCCGCCAATTAACGAAAATCAAATTAGAGCTATGTATAGAAGTATGGGAAGAAAACCAACTGAAACAGATATCAAAAAAACAATGAATGCAGTAAAAAGAGGAAAATAA